Proteins from a genomic interval of Macrobrachium nipponense isolate FS-2020 chromosome 33, ASM1510439v2, whole genome shotgun sequence:
- the LOC135202905 gene encoding prostatic spermine-binding protein-like — protein sequence MVMVMIDDCGGEYDDVGGDDGRGGDESDDYGSEESDDDGNVGGDDDDGDNDDDPADDESGGDESDDYDGNEGGGKERDDDYGGDKRDDDGDCDDDGDDDDDGDCDGGGGDCDDDDSFGKF from the coding sequence ATGGTAATGGTGATGATTGATGATTGTGGTGGTGAATATGATGATGTTGGTGGTGATGACGGTCGTGGTGGTGATGAGAGTGATGATTATGGTAGTGAGGAgagtgatgatgatggtaatgttGGTGGTGATGACGATGATGGTGATAACGATGATGATCCTGCTGATGATGAGAGTGGTGGTGATGAGAGCGATGATTATGATGGTAATGAGGGTGGTGGcaaagagagagatgatgattatGGTGGTGATAAGAGGGACGATGATGGTGattgtgatgatgatggtgatgatgacgatgatggtgattgtgatggtggtggtggtgattgtgatgatgatgatagttttGGTAAATTTTGA